The following coding sequences are from one Bombus terrestris chromosome 14, iyBomTerr1.2, whole genome shotgun sequence window:
- the LOC100647042 gene encoding uncharacterized protein LOC100647042 isoform X3: MMLRFVWLLGMAMHTFATQVPVNNPEWSWQAEDAILTKNQGTGETEDKRAILDANANIKIIDPPTQQRSVESVVDEILVSNRQGRNIEGFDQLYADPEVKNALQLGNETIARTYIRDKLCSLGLMNCEDVEGRRPYYSPHRGIYPQDIIYAQPVTIKPVGRPLPAIPVKRPYSPATRPGPPPSSSFISSGPPPEVIYGVGGAPHPPSFGPSPSLIGSYPAFKKPGLSSFSSKPVYETGSLNEGFDFESNSQFIDKKQIALRPSIGSDAVQQHVHHHYHHSDGAAGATIAGGPTFGANPISQSAASLSYGSSYGNIGTTYDIPNSGVLGGNFQDLDDYKKAFKVKGSSNDANAFGSLSGSSYADKYPVYEKPTRDFTYGKAEGYKPGKYFTAANYVSSNAVHSSSNDYIAAGSTNSFNYGNSNSNDFRNDFSTGYSGDCVCVPYDQCPSEHAGRKDDLFLPIDPRNLNKNIEAEAIATVEKNANETSAIVRIAKNGEVDSNAFQISAEEEQPKQAQENVRNKREAASDESIEGRKKSSGEGRQYLSISSPRACGPGYVCCSQRQPSRKPRPGQCGIRYTQGINGRIKTPSYVDGDSEFGEYPWQVAILKKDPTESVYVCGGTLVSSRHILTAAHCVKTYAARDLRVRLGEWDVNHDVEFYPYIERDVANVHVHPEFYAGTLYNDIAILRIDHDVDFQKNPHISPACLPDKRDDFTRSRCWTTGWGKDAFGDFGKYQNILKEVDVPVVSNPVCEQQMRRTRLGPSFNLHSGFICAGGEEGKDACKGDGGGPMVCERNGRWQLAGIVSWGIGCGQPGVPGVYARVSYYLDWIQQIINRY; encoded by the exons ATGATGCTGCGGTTCGTTTGGTTACTCGGCATGGCGATGCATACTTTTGCAACGCAAGTACCAGTGAACAACCCTGAATGGTCATGGCAAGCGGAAGACGCGATATTGACCAAAAATCAAGGCACAGGAGAGACCGAAGATAAAAGAGCTATCTTAGATGCAAAcgcaaatataaaaatcatcgaTCCACCTACCCAGCAGCGATCG GTGGAATCGGTGGTCGATGAAATTCTTGTCTCTAATCGACAGGGTCGCAATATCGAAGGTTTCGATCAACTGTACGCAGACCCAGAGGTGAAGAACGCCCTCCAATTGGGAAATGAGACGATTGCTCGGACGTACATCAGGGACAAGTTGTGTTCTCTCGGCTTAATGAAC TGTGAAGACGTTGAGGGACGTCGCCCGTATTATTCCCCTCATCGCGGAATATATCCTCAAGATATAATCTACGCCCAACCCGTGACCATCAAACCCGTCGGAAGACCTCTACCAGCCATTCCAGTAAAACGACCATACAGTCCAGCAACGAGACCAGGACCACCACCATCGTCCAGTTTCATTTCCTCTGGACCGCCACCGGAAGTGATCTACGGAGTCGGCGGGGCTCCACATCCCCCATCGTTCGGACCTTCGCCCAGTCTAATTGGTTCTTATCCTGCGTTTAAGAAACCCGGCCTCTCGTCATTCTCCTCGAAACCGGTCTACGAAACAGGATCTCTAAACGAAGGTTTCGACTTCGAGAGCAACAGTCAGTTCATCGACAAGAAACAAATAGCTTTGAGACCATCTATCGGTTCTGACGCGGTTCAACAACACGTCCACCATCATTACCACCACTCTGATGGCGCCGCTGGCGCAACAATAGCCGGTGGACCAACATTTGGCGCGAATCCGATTAGCCAAAGTGCCGCATCTCTCAGTTACGGGTCCAGTTATGGAAATATAGGAACAACTTACGATATTCCTAACTCTGGAGTTCTTGGTGGTAATTTCCAAGATCTGGATGACTACAAAAAGGCATTCAAAGTGAAAGGATCGAGTAACGATGCAAATGCATTCGGTTCTTTGTCGGGGAGTAGCTACGCGGACAAGTATCCTGTCTATGAAAAACCAACGCGAGACTTCACCTACGGCAAAGCAGAAGGCTACAAGCCTGGCAAATACTTCACTGCGGCCAATTACGTTTCTTCTAACGCCGTTCATTCTTCGTCTAACGATTATATCGCTGCTGGATCAACTAACAGCTTCAATTATGGAAATAGTAACAGTAATGACTTTAGAAACGACTTCTCCACGGGATATTCTGGAGACTGCGTTTGTGTCCCGTACGATCAATGTCCGAGCGAGCACGCAGGACGTAAGGACGACTTGTTCCTACCCATTGATCCCCGTAATTTGAACAAGAATATCGAAGCTGAGGCAATAGCAACGGTAGAAAAGAACGCAAACGAAACATCTGCGATCGTGCGAATAGCGAAGAATGGCGAAGTCGATTCGAATGCTTTCCAAATTTCTGCTGAAGAAGAACAACCAAAGCAGGCGCAAGAGAACGTAAGGAACAAGAGGGAGGCAGCTAGTGACGAAAGCATCGAAGGCAGAAAGAAATCGAGCGGAGAAGGG AGACAATATCTAAGCATCAGTTCCCCTCGAGCTTGCGGCCCTGGCTACGTTTGTTGTTCACAAAGACAACCGTCGAGGAAGCCACGACCAGGTCAATGTGGAATCAGATATACTCAGGGAATAAATGGAAGAATCAAGACACCCTCTTACGTTGATGGTGACTCTGAATTCG GCGAATATCCTTGGCAAGTGGCAATACTAAAAAAAGATCCAACGGAAAGCGTGTACGTATGCGGTGGTACTCTCGTTTCTTCTCGACACATTCTCACAGCAGCGCATTGCGTAAAAACCTATGCAGCACGAGATCTTCGCGTTCGACTAGGAGAATGGGACGTAAACCACGACGTTGAATTCTATCCTTACATAGAACGTGATGTCGCCAATGTCCATGTACATCCCGAATTCTATGCTGGTACTCTTTACAATGACATCGCGATACTAAGGATCGATCACGATGTAGATTTTCAGAAGAATCCACACATTAGTCCTGCTTGTTTGCCGGACAAACGCGACGATTTCACCAGAAGCAG GTGCTGGACAACCGGTTGGGGCAAAGACGCTTTTGGCGATTTCGGAAAATACCAAAATATCTTGAAAGAAGTCGACGTACCTGTGGTGAGCAACCCGGTCTGCGAACAGCAAATGCGACGAACGAGATTAGGTCCAAGTTTCAACTTGCATTCTGGATTTATTTGCGCTGGtggagaagaaggaaaagatgcTTGCAAAGGTGATGGCGGTGGACCAATGGTTTGTGAACGGAATGGTCGTTGGCAATTGGCAGGAATCGTGTCGTGGGGAATTGGCTGTGGACAACCTGGCGTTCCTGGAGTATATGCTCGG
- the LOC100647042 gene encoding uncharacterized protein LOC100647042 isoform X1 — translation MMLRFVWLLGMAMHTFATQVPVNNPEWSWQAEDAILTKNQGTGETEDKRAILDANANIKIIDPPTQQRSVESVVDEILVSNRQGRNIEGFDQLYADPEVKNALQLGNETIARTYIRDKLCSLGLMNCEDVEGRRPYYSPHRGIYPQDIIYAQPVTIKPVGRPLPAIPVKRPYSPATRPGPPPSSSFISSGPPPEVIYGVGGAPHPPSFGPSPSLIGSYPAFKKPGLSSFSSKPVYETGSLNEGFDFESNSQFIDKKQIALRPSIGSDAVQQHVHHHYHHSDGAAGATIAGGPTFGANPISQSAASLSYGSSYGNIGTTYDIPNSGVLGGNFQDLDDYKKAFKVKGSSNDANAFGSLSGSSYADKYPVYEKPTRDFTYGKAEGYKPGKYFTAANYVSSNAVHSSSNDYIAAGSTNSFNYGNSNSNDFRNDFSTGYSGDCVCVPYDQCPSEHAGRKDDLFLPIDPRNLNKNIEAEAIATVEKNANETSAIVRIAKNGEVDSNAFQISAEEEQPKQAQENVRNKREAASDESIEGRKKSSGEGRLDASDLDSSKLNLKPTWGISFGLPQTGGPYPINPYGGNVLVNPYAGYGSADQGINLGLVSVNPLLAVQFTKDEYGEKVVKPFVNFHVTPNRNIVQKLGHLLSHKKQTLFENYGPHYAPHYYPSKPIELHEKPYYVKPHYPSHHYAGHHEPHYSHEYSDYYRDGDDDYDYDYDDYYRSNARSNGKTDAVDANGRTVPKERTAGKVSFPNRRKRDVESTRDFQLPEDITERQYLSISSPRACGPGYVCCSQRQPSRKPRPGQCGIRYTQGINGRIKTPSYVDGDSEFGEYPWQVAILKKDPTESVYVCGGTLVSSRHILTAAHCVKTYAARDLRVRLGEWDVNHDVEFYPYIERDVANVHVHPEFYAGTLYNDIAILRIDHDVDFQKNPHISPACLPDKRDDFTRSRCWTTGWGKDAFGDFGKYQNILKEVDVPVVSNPVCEQQMRRTRLGPSFNLHSGFICAGGEEGKDACKGDGGGPMVCERNGRWQLAGIVSWGIGCGQPGVPGVYARVSYYLDWIQQIINRY, via the exons ATGATGCTGCGGTTCGTTTGGTTACTCGGCATGGCGATGCATACTTTTGCAACGCAAGTACCAGTGAACAACCCTGAATGGTCATGGCAAGCGGAAGACGCGATATTGACCAAAAATCAAGGCACAGGAGAGACCGAAGATAAAAGAGCTATCTTAGATGCAAAcgcaaatataaaaatcatcgaTCCACCTACCCAGCAGCGATCG GTGGAATCGGTGGTCGATGAAATTCTTGTCTCTAATCGACAGGGTCGCAATATCGAAGGTTTCGATCAACTGTACGCAGACCCAGAGGTGAAGAACGCCCTCCAATTGGGAAATGAGACGATTGCTCGGACGTACATCAGGGACAAGTTGTGTTCTCTCGGCTTAATGAAC TGTGAAGACGTTGAGGGACGTCGCCCGTATTATTCCCCTCATCGCGGAATATATCCTCAAGATATAATCTACGCCCAACCCGTGACCATCAAACCCGTCGGAAGACCTCTACCAGCCATTCCAGTAAAACGACCATACAGTCCAGCAACGAGACCAGGACCACCACCATCGTCCAGTTTCATTTCCTCTGGACCGCCACCGGAAGTGATCTACGGAGTCGGCGGGGCTCCACATCCCCCATCGTTCGGACCTTCGCCCAGTCTAATTGGTTCTTATCCTGCGTTTAAGAAACCCGGCCTCTCGTCATTCTCCTCGAAACCGGTCTACGAAACAGGATCTCTAAACGAAGGTTTCGACTTCGAGAGCAACAGTCAGTTCATCGACAAGAAACAAATAGCTTTGAGACCATCTATCGGTTCTGACGCGGTTCAACAACACGTCCACCATCATTACCACCACTCTGATGGCGCCGCTGGCGCAACAATAGCCGGTGGACCAACATTTGGCGCGAATCCGATTAGCCAAAGTGCCGCATCTCTCAGTTACGGGTCCAGTTATGGAAATATAGGAACAACTTACGATATTCCTAACTCTGGAGTTCTTGGTGGTAATTTCCAAGATCTGGATGACTACAAAAAGGCATTCAAAGTGAAAGGATCGAGTAACGATGCAAATGCATTCGGTTCTTTGTCGGGGAGTAGCTACGCGGACAAGTATCCTGTCTATGAAAAACCAACGCGAGACTTCACCTACGGCAAAGCAGAAGGCTACAAGCCTGGCAAATACTTCACTGCGGCCAATTACGTTTCTTCTAACGCCGTTCATTCTTCGTCTAACGATTATATCGCTGCTGGATCAACTAACAGCTTCAATTATGGAAATAGTAACAGTAATGACTTTAGAAACGACTTCTCCACGGGATATTCTGGAGACTGCGTTTGTGTCCCGTACGATCAATGTCCGAGCGAGCACGCAGGACGTAAGGACGACTTGTTCCTACCCATTGATCCCCGTAATTTGAACAAGAATATCGAAGCTGAGGCAATAGCAACGGTAGAAAAGAACGCAAACGAAACATCTGCGATCGTGCGAATAGCGAAGAATGGCGAAGTCGATTCGAATGCTTTCCAAATTTCTGCTGAAGAAGAACAACCAAAGCAGGCGCAAGAGAACGTAAGGAACAAGAGGGAGGCAGCTAGTGACGAAAGCATCGAAGGCAGAAAGAAATCGAGCGGAGAAGGG AGACTCGATGCTAGCGATCTGGACTCTTCGAAATTAAACCTCAAGCCGACCTGGGGGATCAGTTTCGGTCTGCCGCAAACCGGTGGCCCGTACCCGATTAATCCTTACGGTGGTAATGTCCTGGTAAATCCGTACGCAGGGTACGGTTCCGCCGATCAAGGCATAAATTTAGGCCTGGTTTCCGTGAATCCTCTGCTAGCTGTACAATTCACCAAAGACGAGTACGGCGAGAAAGTGGTAAAACCGTTTGTAAATTTTCACGTAACGCCTAATCGAAATATCGTGCAGAAACTCGGTCATCTGCTCTCTCACAAGAAGCAAACGCTGTTCGAAAATTACGGGCCCCACTATGCGCCGCATTACTATCCTTCCAAGCCTATCGAGCTTCACGAGAAACCGTATTACGTAAAACCTCACTACCCTTCCCATCATTACGCGGGTCACCATGAACCTCACTATAGCCACGAATATTCCGATTACTATCGAGACGGCGATGACGATTACGATTATGATTACGACGACTATTATCGTAGTAACGCGCGTAGCAATGGTAAAACGGACGCTGTTGATGCGAATGGACGAACGGTTCCGAAAGAAAGAACCGCTGGGAAAGTTTCCTTTCCGAACAGAAGAAAGCGTGACGTAGAATCAACGCGCGATTTCCAATTACCAGAAGATATAACGGAG AGACAATATCTAAGCATCAGTTCCCCTCGAGCTTGCGGCCCTGGCTACGTTTGTTGTTCACAAAGACAACCGTCGAGGAAGCCACGACCAGGTCAATGTGGAATCAGATATACTCAGGGAATAAATGGAAGAATCAAGACACCCTCTTACGTTGATGGTGACTCTGAATTCG GCGAATATCCTTGGCAAGTGGCAATACTAAAAAAAGATCCAACGGAAAGCGTGTACGTATGCGGTGGTACTCTCGTTTCTTCTCGACACATTCTCACAGCAGCGCATTGCGTAAAAACCTATGCAGCACGAGATCTTCGCGTTCGACTAGGAGAATGGGACGTAAACCACGACGTTGAATTCTATCCTTACATAGAACGTGATGTCGCCAATGTCCATGTACATCCCGAATTCTATGCTGGTACTCTTTACAATGACATCGCGATACTAAGGATCGATCACGATGTAGATTTTCAGAAGAATCCACACATTAGTCCTGCTTGTTTGCCGGACAAACGCGACGATTTCACCAGAAGCAG GTGCTGGACAACCGGTTGGGGCAAAGACGCTTTTGGCGATTTCGGAAAATACCAAAATATCTTGAAAGAAGTCGACGTACCTGTGGTGAGCAACCCGGTCTGCGAACAGCAAATGCGACGAACGAGATTAGGTCCAAGTTTCAACTTGCATTCTGGATTTATTTGCGCTGGtggagaagaaggaaaagatgcTTGCAAAGGTGATGGCGGTGGACCAATGGTTTGTGAACGGAATGGTCGTTGGCAATTGGCAGGAATCGTGTCGTGGGGAATTGGCTGTGGACAACCTGGCGTTCCTGGAGTATATGCTCGG
- the LOC100647042 gene encoding uncharacterized protein LOC100647042 isoform X2 translates to MMLRFVWLLGMAMHTFATQVPVNNPEWSWQAEDAILTKNQGTGETEDKRAILDANANIKIIDPPTQQRSGRNIEGFDQLYADPEVKNALQLGNETIARTYIRDKLCSLGLMNCEDVEGRRPYYSPHRGIYPQDIIYAQPVTIKPVGRPLPAIPVKRPYSPATRPGPPPSSSFISSGPPPEVIYGVGGAPHPPSFGPSPSLIGSYPAFKKPGLSSFSSKPVYETGSLNEGFDFESNSQFIDKKQIALRPSIGSDAVQQHVHHHYHHSDGAAGATIAGGPTFGANPISQSAASLSYGSSYGNIGTTYDIPNSGVLGGNFQDLDDYKKAFKVKGSSNDANAFGSLSGSSYADKYPVYEKPTRDFTYGKAEGYKPGKYFTAANYVSSNAVHSSSNDYIAAGSTNSFNYGNSNSNDFRNDFSTGYSGDCVCVPYDQCPSEHAGRKDDLFLPIDPRNLNKNIEAEAIATVEKNANETSAIVRIAKNGEVDSNAFQISAEEEQPKQAQENVRNKREAASDESIEGRKKSSGEGRLDASDLDSSKLNLKPTWGISFGLPQTGGPYPINPYGGNVLVNPYAGYGSADQGINLGLVSVNPLLAVQFTKDEYGEKVVKPFVNFHVTPNRNIVQKLGHLLSHKKQTLFENYGPHYAPHYYPSKPIELHEKPYYVKPHYPSHHYAGHHEPHYSHEYSDYYRDGDDDYDYDYDDYYRSNARSNGKTDAVDANGRTVPKERTAGKVSFPNRRKRDVESTRDFQLPEDITERQYLSISSPRACGPGYVCCSQRQPSRKPRPGQCGIRYTQGINGRIKTPSYVDGDSEFGEYPWQVAILKKDPTESVYVCGGTLVSSRHILTAAHCVKTYAARDLRVRLGEWDVNHDVEFYPYIERDVANVHVHPEFYAGTLYNDIAILRIDHDVDFQKNPHISPACLPDKRDDFTRSRCWTTGWGKDAFGDFGKYQNILKEVDVPVVSNPVCEQQMRRTRLGPSFNLHSGFICAGGEEGKDACKGDGGGPMVCERNGRWQLAGIVSWGIGCGQPGVPGVYARVSYYLDWIQQIINRY, encoded by the exons ATGATGCTGCGGTTCGTTTGGTTACTCGGCATGGCGATGCATACTTTTGCAACGCAAGTACCAGTGAACAACCCTGAATGGTCATGGCAAGCGGAAGACGCGATATTGACCAAAAATCAAGGCACAGGAGAGACCGAAGATAAAAGAGCTATCTTAGATGCAAAcgcaaatataaaaatcatcgaTCCACCTACCCAGCAGCGATCG GGTCGCAATATCGAAGGTTTCGATCAACTGTACGCAGACCCAGAGGTGAAGAACGCCCTCCAATTGGGAAATGAGACGATTGCTCGGACGTACATCAGGGACAAGTTGTGTTCTCTCGGCTTAATGAAC TGTGAAGACGTTGAGGGACGTCGCCCGTATTATTCCCCTCATCGCGGAATATATCCTCAAGATATAATCTACGCCCAACCCGTGACCATCAAACCCGTCGGAAGACCTCTACCAGCCATTCCAGTAAAACGACCATACAGTCCAGCAACGAGACCAGGACCACCACCATCGTCCAGTTTCATTTCCTCTGGACCGCCACCGGAAGTGATCTACGGAGTCGGCGGGGCTCCACATCCCCCATCGTTCGGACCTTCGCCCAGTCTAATTGGTTCTTATCCTGCGTTTAAGAAACCCGGCCTCTCGTCATTCTCCTCGAAACCGGTCTACGAAACAGGATCTCTAAACGAAGGTTTCGACTTCGAGAGCAACAGTCAGTTCATCGACAAGAAACAAATAGCTTTGAGACCATCTATCGGTTCTGACGCGGTTCAACAACACGTCCACCATCATTACCACCACTCTGATGGCGCCGCTGGCGCAACAATAGCCGGTGGACCAACATTTGGCGCGAATCCGATTAGCCAAAGTGCCGCATCTCTCAGTTACGGGTCCAGTTATGGAAATATAGGAACAACTTACGATATTCCTAACTCTGGAGTTCTTGGTGGTAATTTCCAAGATCTGGATGACTACAAAAAGGCATTCAAAGTGAAAGGATCGAGTAACGATGCAAATGCATTCGGTTCTTTGTCGGGGAGTAGCTACGCGGACAAGTATCCTGTCTATGAAAAACCAACGCGAGACTTCACCTACGGCAAAGCAGAAGGCTACAAGCCTGGCAAATACTTCACTGCGGCCAATTACGTTTCTTCTAACGCCGTTCATTCTTCGTCTAACGATTATATCGCTGCTGGATCAACTAACAGCTTCAATTATGGAAATAGTAACAGTAATGACTTTAGAAACGACTTCTCCACGGGATATTCTGGAGACTGCGTTTGTGTCCCGTACGATCAATGTCCGAGCGAGCACGCAGGACGTAAGGACGACTTGTTCCTACCCATTGATCCCCGTAATTTGAACAAGAATATCGAAGCTGAGGCAATAGCAACGGTAGAAAAGAACGCAAACGAAACATCTGCGATCGTGCGAATAGCGAAGAATGGCGAAGTCGATTCGAATGCTTTCCAAATTTCTGCTGAAGAAGAACAACCAAAGCAGGCGCAAGAGAACGTAAGGAACAAGAGGGAGGCAGCTAGTGACGAAAGCATCGAAGGCAGAAAGAAATCGAGCGGAGAAGGG AGACTCGATGCTAGCGATCTGGACTCTTCGAAATTAAACCTCAAGCCGACCTGGGGGATCAGTTTCGGTCTGCCGCAAACCGGTGGCCCGTACCCGATTAATCCTTACGGTGGTAATGTCCTGGTAAATCCGTACGCAGGGTACGGTTCCGCCGATCAAGGCATAAATTTAGGCCTGGTTTCCGTGAATCCTCTGCTAGCTGTACAATTCACCAAAGACGAGTACGGCGAGAAAGTGGTAAAACCGTTTGTAAATTTTCACGTAACGCCTAATCGAAATATCGTGCAGAAACTCGGTCATCTGCTCTCTCACAAGAAGCAAACGCTGTTCGAAAATTACGGGCCCCACTATGCGCCGCATTACTATCCTTCCAAGCCTATCGAGCTTCACGAGAAACCGTATTACGTAAAACCTCACTACCCTTCCCATCATTACGCGGGTCACCATGAACCTCACTATAGCCACGAATATTCCGATTACTATCGAGACGGCGATGACGATTACGATTATGATTACGACGACTATTATCGTAGTAACGCGCGTAGCAATGGTAAAACGGACGCTGTTGATGCGAATGGACGAACGGTTCCGAAAGAAAGAACCGCTGGGAAAGTTTCCTTTCCGAACAGAAGAAAGCGTGACGTAGAATCAACGCGCGATTTCCAATTACCAGAAGATATAACGGAG AGACAATATCTAAGCATCAGTTCCCCTCGAGCTTGCGGCCCTGGCTACGTTTGTTGTTCACAAAGACAACCGTCGAGGAAGCCACGACCAGGTCAATGTGGAATCAGATATACTCAGGGAATAAATGGAAGAATCAAGACACCCTCTTACGTTGATGGTGACTCTGAATTCG GCGAATATCCTTGGCAAGTGGCAATACTAAAAAAAGATCCAACGGAAAGCGTGTACGTATGCGGTGGTACTCTCGTTTCTTCTCGACACATTCTCACAGCAGCGCATTGCGTAAAAACCTATGCAGCACGAGATCTTCGCGTTCGACTAGGAGAATGGGACGTAAACCACGACGTTGAATTCTATCCTTACATAGAACGTGATGTCGCCAATGTCCATGTACATCCCGAATTCTATGCTGGTACTCTTTACAATGACATCGCGATACTAAGGATCGATCACGATGTAGATTTTCAGAAGAATCCACACATTAGTCCTGCTTGTTTGCCGGACAAACGCGACGATTTCACCAGAAGCAG GTGCTGGACAACCGGTTGGGGCAAAGACGCTTTTGGCGATTTCGGAAAATACCAAAATATCTTGAAAGAAGTCGACGTACCTGTGGTGAGCAACCCGGTCTGCGAACAGCAAATGCGACGAACGAGATTAGGTCCAAGTTTCAACTTGCATTCTGGATTTATTTGCGCTGGtggagaagaaggaaaagatgcTTGCAAAGGTGATGGCGGTGGACCAATGGTTTGTGAACGGAATGGTCGTTGGCAATTGGCAGGAATCGTGTCGTGGGGAATTGGCTGTGGACAACCTGGCGTTCCTGGAGTATATGCTCGG
- the LOC110119838 gene encoding eukaryotic translation initiation factor 3 subunit F-like: protein MFKFIILAVAVAAANAAPTSPSTAKQETSAESIPLPTPAPAVAPALAPAPASSPSALAAARSPASAKALTTITEIKTPASTTKLSHLVAPLATSVAAAPILSPLQVSAYAYALPALAPLELAAAPSTYSIEQHGYRIIY, encoded by the exons ATGTTTAAATTC ATTATTCTAGCTGTCGCGGTCGCCGCGGCTAACGCCGCTCCAACATCTCCATCGACGGCCAAACAGGAAACTTCCGCCGAATCTATCCCCCTACCAACCCCTGCACCGGCTGTAGCACCGGCTCTAGCACCGGCTCCAGCTTCGTCACCTTCGGCATTGGCTGCAGCAAGGTCTCCCGCATCCGCAAAGGCTCTCACTACGATAACCGAGATAAAAACACCAGCCTCGACAACGAAACTATCGCATCTGGTAGCACCTCTAGCGACCTCCGTAGCTGCGGCCCCCATTCTCTCGCCTCTACAG GTGTCTGCGTACGCTTACGCGTTGCCAGCACTGGCGCCGCTCGAACTAGCAGCAGCACCTTCCACTTACTCGATCGAACAGCACGGATATCGCATTATCTACTGA
- the LOC105666434 gene encoding cuticle protein 38 gives MYKFVALFALFACALAAPAPEPAPGFLAAPAIHPAPLVAAAPLAVAHTVPVATSYANTYKVSVKSPVVAASPYYAAPVATAAVVKTAAPIVAAAPAATVLAHAPVVAAY, from the coding sequence ATGTACAAATTCGTCGCTCTTTTCGCTCTCTTCGCCTGTGCCTTGGCCGCTCCAGCACCGGAACCTGCACCAGGTTTCCTGGCTGCACCAGCGATTCATCCGGCGCCGCTCGTCGCCGCCGCACCACTCGCTGTCGCCCACACAGTGCCTGTCGCCACCAGCTACGCCAACACCTACAAAGTCTCCGTCAAGAGCCCGGTAGTCGCCGCATCTCCTTACTACGCTGCTCCCGTGGCCACCGCCGCCGTCGTCAAGACTGCCGCACCCATCGTCGCTGCTGCACCAGCCGCAACCGTCCTCGCTCACGCTCCGGTCGTCGCCGCATACTGA
- the LOC100647160 gene encoding tubulin beta chain-like, with translation MREIAHLQAGQCGNQIGAKFWEVISDEHGIDPTGTYHGDSDLQLERINVYYNEASGGKYVPRAILVDLEPGTMDAVRSGPFGQIFRPDNFVFGQSGAGNNWAKGHYTEGAELVDSVLDVVRKEAESCDCLQGFQLTHSLGGGTGAGMGTLLISKIREEYPDRIMMTFSVVPSPKVSDTVVEPYNCTLSVHQLVENTDESYCIDNEALYDICFRTLKLTTPTYGDLNHLVSATLSGVTTCLRFPGQLNADLRKLAVNMVPFPRLHFFIPGFAPLTSRGSQQYRALTVPELTQQMFDAKNMMAACDPRHGRYLTVAAVFRGRMSMKEVDEQMLNIQNKNSSYFVEWIPSNVKTAVCDIPPRGLKMSATFIGNSTAIQELFKRVSEQFTAMFRRKAFLHWYTGEGMDEMEFTEAESNMNDLVSEYQQYQEATAEEEGEFDEEEEGEGEHP, from the exons ATGCGTGAAATCGCTCATCTCCAAGCTGGCCAATGCGGCAATCAGATAGGAGCTAAG TTTTGGGAAGTGATCTCCGACGAGCATGGTATCGATCCAACGGGCACTTATCACGGTGATTCCGATCTCCAGCTAGAACGTATAAACGTTTATTACAACGAAGCGTCAGGTGGAAAGTATGTTCCTAGGGCGATCCTGGTCGACCTAGAGCCCGGTACCATGGACGCAGTGCGCTCTGGACCGTTCGGTCAGATATTTCGACCGGACAATTTTGTTTTTGGACAGAGCGGCGCCGGCAATAATTGGGCTAAAGGGCACTATACCGAAGGAGCGGAACTCGTCGATTCCGTTCTCGACGTTGTACGAAAAGAAGCCGAAAGCTGCGATTGTCTTCAAGGGTTTCAGTTAACGCATTCTCTTGGCGGTGGAACAGGCGCTGGAATGGGCACATTGCTTATTTCGAAGATTCGCGAGGAATACCCGGACAGAATTATGATGACGTTTAGCGTGGTGCCCTCTCCGAAG GTATCAGACACCGTGGTGGAGCCTTATAACTGCACTCTATCCGTGCATCAGTTGGTTGAAAATACAGACGAATCTTACTGTATCGACAACGAAGCCCTCTATGATATTTGTTTCCGTACTTTAAAGTTAACAACACCAACCTACGGCGACTTGAATCACCTGGTGAGCGCGACGCTTAGCGGGGTAACCACGTGTTTAAGATTCCCTGGACAGCTAAACGCTGATTTGCGTAAACTCGCTGTAAATATGGTGCCCTTTCCTCGACTGCATTTCTTTATTCCTGGCTTCGCGCCTCTAACGTCCAG AGGCTCGCAGCAGTACAGAGCTCTCACGGTACCAGAACTCACGCAACAAATGTTCGACGCAAAAAATATGATGGCAGCGTGCGATCCTCGTCATGGTCGTTACTTGACAGTCGCAGCTGTTTTTCGAGGGAGAATGTCGATGAAAGAGGTGGACGAGCAAATGCTCAATATCCAGAATAAAAACAGTAGTTACTTCGTCGAGTGGATTCCCAGTAACGTTAAGACCGCTGTCTGCGATATTCCTCCTCGCGGATTAAAAATGTCGGCGACTTTCATTGGAAACTCGACGGCCATTCAG GAATTGTTCAAAAGAGTATCGGAACAATTTACGGCGATGTTCAGGCGGAAAGCTTTCCTGCATTGGTATACAGGAGAGGGTATGGATGAAATGGAATTCACCGAAGCTGAGAGCAATATGAACGATTTGGTTTCCGAATACCAGCAATATCAAGAAGCCACCGCCGAGGAAGAAGGCGAGTTTGACGAGGAAGAAGAGGGCGAGGGTGAACATCCGTGA